Proteins encoded in a region of the Wenzhouxiangella sp. XN201 genome:
- a CDS encoding leucyl aminopeptidase family protein: MFIDSSSRSIPVYSVDKAGLESWKQSAPPAWRDWVEASGFKAGAGSHLLVPGEHGGIGAVLAGRESTDRLWALAHLPAALPEGDYHLEVDWADEERDRAAVGWGLGGYRFDRYKQLDRPRARLVLDGSEPERVRAFVDASCFVRDLVNTPAIDLGPGELAETAEGLADERAADFQVFQGERLEREFPAIHVVGQAASRAPRLIRMQWGREDAPALALVGKGVIFDSGGLNIKPGSGMVLMKKDMGGAAHVLGLAKLIMTLGLDVNLRVYIPAVENAIAGNAYRPSDIIRTRKGTSVEIGNTDAEGRVVLSDALTLASEEGAERIIDFATLTGAARVALGEDLPPIYARDIDSARTIQDLSFAVEDPLWQMPLFEPYRQQIQPAIADISNTGTSSFGGSLTAALFLDHFVESGIDWYHLDIYAWNLSDRPGRPAGGEAQGLRSIWQWLADVYGTPD; the protein is encoded by the coding sequence GAAAGCTGGAAGCAATCGGCCCCGCCGGCCTGGCGCGACTGGGTCGAGGCCAGCGGGTTCAAGGCCGGCGCCGGCAGTCACCTGCTGGTGCCGGGCGAGCACGGCGGCATCGGGGCCGTACTGGCCGGGCGGGAAAGCACCGACCGCCTGTGGGCCCTGGCGCACCTGCCGGCCGCCCTGCCCGAGGGCGATTATCACCTCGAGGTCGACTGGGCCGACGAGGAACGTGACCGCGCCGCAGTCGGCTGGGGCCTGGGCGGCTATCGCTTTGATCGCTACAAGCAGCTCGATCGCCCGCGCGCCCGCCTGGTGCTCGATGGTTCTGAGCCCGAACGCGTGCGAGCCTTCGTCGATGCATCCTGTTTCGTGCGTGACCTGGTCAATACGCCGGCCATCGACCTGGGTCCGGGCGAGCTGGCCGAGACGGCCGAAGGACTGGCGGATGAGCGCGCTGCCGATTTCCAGGTTTTTCAGGGTGAACGGCTTGAGCGCGAGTTCCCGGCCATCCACGTGGTCGGCCAGGCGGCCAGCCGCGCGCCACGCCTGATCCGCATGCAGTGGGGGCGCGAGGATGCGCCGGCCCTGGCGCTGGTTGGCAAGGGCGTGATCTTCGACTCCGGCGGTCTCAACATCAAGCCCGGTTCCGGCATGGTGCTGATGAAGAAGGACATGGGGGGTGCCGCCCATGTGCTCGGCCTGGCCAAGCTGATCATGACCCTGGGCCTGGACGTGAATCTGCGGGTCTATATCCCGGCCGTCGAGAATGCGATCGCCGGCAATGCTTACCGGCCGTCGGACATCATTCGCACCCGCAAGGGCACCAGCGTGGAGATCGGCAATACCGATGCCGAGGGCCGCGTGGTGCTTTCCGACGCGCTGACCCTGGCTTCGGAAGAGGGCGCCGAGCGCATCATCGATTTTGCCACCCTGACCGGCGCGGCCCGCGTCGCCCTGGGCGAGGACCTGCCGCCGATCTATGCCCGCGATATCGACTCGGCCCGGACAATCCAGGACCTCAGCTTCGCTGTCGAGGATCCGCTCTGGCAGATGCCCCTGTTCGAGCCTTATCGGCAGCAGATCCAGCCGGCCATCGCCGACATCTCCAACACCGGTACCAGCAGTTTCGGCGGCAGCCTCACCGCGGCCCTGTTCCTCGATCACTTTGTCGAATCCGGCATCGACTGGTACCACCTCGATATCTACGCCTGGAACCTTTCTGACCGACCGGGCCGGCCGGCTGGCGGCGAAGCGCAGGGTTTGCGCTCAATCTGGCAATGGCTGGCCGATGTCTACGGCACGCCGGACTGA
- a CDS encoding energy transducer TonB: MRNLWILMLILALAACQSEEEGQIEEAGDEAAEAVDEAGEEAAEAWDEAEDAADEAASESEAAAERLWERARELAEDARDKTNEALAVAEEEGGEAWEEAREAAERAQERAAEAWEEASQYAGDSWEGASARARDAWNEAQETWNELLEKADESVEDDGDQ, translated from the coding sequence ATGCGTAATCTGTGGATTCTGATGTTGATTCTGGCGCTGGCGGCTTGCCAGTCCGAGGAAGAGGGCCAGATCGAGGAAGCCGGCGACGAGGCGGCCGAAGCGGTCGATGAGGCCGGGGAAGAGGCGGCAGAGGCCTGGGACGAGGCCGAAGATGCCGCCGATGAGGCGGCCAGTGAGTCCGAAGCGGCTGCCGAGCGGCTGTGGGAACGCGCTCGAGAATTGGCCGAGGACGCCCGCGACAAGACCAATGAAGCCCTGGCGGTTGCCGAGGAAGAGGGTGGTGAAGCCTGGGAAGAAGCCCGCGAGGCGGCCGAGCGCGCGCAGGAGCGTGCCGCAGAAGCCTGGGAAGAGGCTAGCCAGTATGCCGGCGACAGCTGGGAAGGCGCCAGCGCCCGGGCCCGCGATGCCTGGAACGAAGCCCAGGAGACCTGGAACGAGCTTTTGGAAAAGGCTGACGAATCCGTCGAGGACGACGGCGATCAGTAA
- the leuS gene encoding leucine--tRNA ligase produces MSDSYQPGRIEPEMQRHWEENHADRAESGGGERFYCLSMFPYPSGKLHMGHMRNYTISDVISRYHRMQGRRVLQPMGWDAFGLPAENAAMANSVPPAKWTRDNIEHMRGQLKQLGFAIDWERELATCDPEYYRWNQWFFLRLLERGIAYKKTGTVNWDPVDQTVLANEQVIDGCGWRTGAPVEKREIPMYYLRITDYAEELLESLDQLEGWPERVRTMQANWIGKSEGAEIEFSCGGETIKVFTTRPDTLMGATFMAVAAEHPLAKQAAENDPALADFIAECQKGGVSEADIATQEKKGMDTGLKAVHPLTGDELPVWVANYVLMAYGEGAIMAVPGHDERDFEFANKYGLPIRQVISLPDEQEYDDRNWHDDYAAKEGHLVNSGPYDDLEWSKGFEAIVAELEKQGAGRARTQFRLRDWGISRQRYWGCPIPIIHCDACGDVPVPESDLPVVLPEELVPDGSGNPLNRCGAFLDTTCPKCGAQAKRETDTMDTFVDSSWYFLRFTGPDNDRAMVDERADQWMPVDQYIGGIEHAILHLLYARFWTKLMRDEGLVGIDEPFARLLTQGMVLAETYYREDRSGRKTWFNPADVEVQRDAKGQIVKAVLKDDEKPVTPGGIEKMAKSKNNGVDPQSLVDTYGADTVRLFSMFAAPPEQSLEWSEAGVEGAWRFLKRLYAGVQAHVADGALPGGKPEQLEGPARELRTRLHETIAKVGDDMGRRQTFNTAIAAIMEFCNELQRFEAEDEPGRVLLQEAWEAVVRLIAPVAPHIAEALWRDLGRDGSVFEAGWPAVDDAALQRAAVTVVVQVNGKVRGRVEVAPGADQDTVQAAALADDNVARHVEGKTVRKVILVPDKLLNIVVG; encoded by the coding sequence GTGTCAGATAGTTACCAGCCCGGCCGAATCGAGCCGGAGATGCAGCGCCATTGGGAAGAAAACCATGCTGACCGGGCCGAGTCCGGTGGCGGCGAGCGTTTCTACTGCCTCAGCATGTTTCCCTACCCCTCGGGCAAGTTGCACATGGGCCACATGCGCAACTACACCATCAGCGACGTCATCTCGCGCTACCACCGCATGCAGGGCAGGCGTGTGCTCCAGCCGATGGGCTGGGACGCCTTCGGCCTGCCGGCAGAGAACGCCGCCATGGCCAACAGTGTGCCTCCGGCGAAATGGACGCGCGACAACATCGAGCATATGCGCGGCCAGCTCAAGCAGTTGGGCTTCGCCATTGACTGGGAGCGCGAGCTGGCCACCTGCGACCCCGAATACTACCGCTGGAACCAGTGGTTTTTCCTGCGCCTGCTCGAGCGCGGCATCGCCTACAAGAAGACCGGCACCGTCAACTGGGATCCGGTCGACCAGACCGTGCTGGCCAACGAGCAGGTCATCGACGGCTGCGGCTGGCGCACCGGCGCACCGGTGGAAAAGCGCGAAATCCCGATGTACTACCTGCGCATCACCGACTATGCCGAGGAGTTGCTCGAGAGCCTCGACCAGCTCGAAGGCTGGCCCGAGCGGGTGCGCACCATGCAGGCCAACTGGATCGGCAAGAGCGAGGGCGCCGAAATCGAGTTCAGCTGCGGGGGTGAAACCATCAAGGTATTCACCACGCGTCCGGACACGCTGATGGGCGCGACCTTCATGGCCGTGGCCGCCGAACACCCGCTGGCGAAGCAGGCCGCCGAGAACGATCCTGCCCTGGCCGATTTCATCGCCGAGTGCCAGAAGGGCGGAGTATCGGAAGCCGATATCGCCACCCAGGAAAAGAAAGGCATGGACACCGGTCTGAAGGCCGTGCATCCGCTCACCGGTGACGAGTTGCCAGTGTGGGTCGCCAATTACGTGCTGATGGCCTACGGCGAAGGTGCGATCATGGCGGTGCCCGGCCACGACGAGCGTGATTTCGAGTTCGCCAACAAGTATGGCCTGCCCATCCGGCAGGTGATCAGCCTGCCCGACGAGCAGGAATACGACGATCGAAACTGGCACGACGACTACGCCGCCAAGGAAGGCCACCTGGTCAATTCCGGGCCCTACGACGACCTCGAGTGGTCGAAGGGATTCGAGGCGATCGTCGCCGAGCTGGAAAAGCAGGGTGCCGGTCGTGCCCGGACCCAGTTTCGCCTGCGCGACTGGGGGATTTCGCGCCAGCGCTACTGGGGCTGCCCGATTCCGATCATCCACTGTGATGCGTGCGGGGACGTGCCGGTGCCGGAATCTGACCTGCCGGTGGTCCTGCCCGAAGAGCTCGTCCCGGACGGCTCGGGCAACCCGCTCAACCGTTGCGGGGCCTTTCTGGACACGACCTGCCCGAAGTGCGGCGCGCAAGCGAAGCGCGAGACCGACACGATGGACACCTTCGTCGATTCGTCGTGGTATTTCCTGCGCTTCACCGGCCCGGACAACGATCGCGCCATGGTCGACGAGCGCGCCGATCAGTGGATGCCGGTCGACCAGTACATCGGCGGTATCGAGCACGCCATCCTGCACCTGCTCTATGCGCGTTTCTGGACCAAGCTGATGCGTGATGAGGGCCTCGTCGGTATCGACGAGCCGTTCGCCCGCCTGCTCACCCAGGGCATGGTGCTGGCCGAAACCTACTATCGCGAGGACCGATCGGGTCGCAAGACCTGGTTCAACCCGGCCGACGTCGAAGTCCAGCGCGACGCCAAGGGGCAGATCGTCAAGGCGGTGCTCAAAGATGACGAAAAGCCGGTCACGCCCGGCGGCATCGAGAAGATGGCCAAGTCCAAGAACAACGGCGTCGATCCGCAGTCACTGGTCGATACCTACGGCGCCGACACCGTGCGCCTGTTTTCGATGTTTGCCGCCCCACCCGAGCAGTCGCTGGAATGGTCGGAGGCGGGCGTGGAAGGTGCCTGGCGTTTTCTCAAACGCCTGTATGCCGGCGTTCAGGCCCATGTTGCTGACGGCGCCTTGCCCGGCGGCAAGCCCGAACAACTCGAAGGCCCCGCACGTGAGTTGCGTACCCGCCTGCACGAGACCATCGCCAAGGTCGGCGACGACATGGGCCGGCGGCAGACTTTCAATACCGCGATCGCGGCGATCATGGAATTCTGCAACGAGCTGCAGCGTTTCGAAGCCGAGGACGAGCCGGGCCGAGTACTGCTGCAGGAAGCCTGGGAGGCCGTGGTGCGCCTGATCGCCCCGGTCGCGCCACATATCGCCGAAGCGCTTTGGCGCGACCTCGGCCGCGACGGCTCGGTATTCGAGGCCGGGTGGCCGGCCGTGGACGACGCTGCGCTCCAGCGCGCAGCGGTAACCGTGGTCGTGCAGGTCAACGGCAAGGTTCGCGGCCGGGTCGAAGTGGCGCCGGGTGCAGACCAGGATACGGTACAGGCCGCTGCCCTGGCCGACGACAACGTGGCCCGCCACGTCGAGGGCAAGACCGTGCGCAAGGTGATCCTGGTGCCCGACAAGCTGCTCAATATCGTGGTCGGCTGA
- the lptE gene encoding LPS assembly lipoprotein LptE, with translation MHRVVFTVLLVSLLAACGFQLRGEARLPAFMDRTFVAAADDSTLFVRELGLLLEANGVERVSHSDGQAATLRIESQSMSRQPLSVSGQARVREYLLVFEVNWRLEDPSGEVVLERDRMRITRDYSFDENEILAAQREEEFLRDDLSRSMASRLVRRLEALAGS, from the coding sequence ATGCACCGCGTAGTCTTCACCGTGTTGCTCGTCTCGCTGCTGGCCGCCTGCGGATTCCAGCTCCGGGGCGAGGCTCGTTTGCCGGCCTTCATGGACCGCACTTTTGTGGCGGCAGCAGATGACAGCACCCTGTTCGTGCGCGAACTCGGCCTGTTGCTGGAGGCCAACGGGGTCGAGCGCGTCAGCCATTCGGATGGGCAAGCGGCCACCTTGCGCATCGAATCGCAGAGCATGTCGCGGCAGCCGCTGTCGGTTTCGGGCCAGGCGCGAGTGCGTGAATACCTGCTGGTCTTCGAGGTGAATTGGCGGCTGGAAGACCCCTCTGGCGAAGTCGTGCTCGAGCGCGACCGGATGCGCATCACGCGTGACTACAGTTTCGATGAAAACGAGATTCTGGCGGCTCAGCGCGAGGAAGAGTTCCTGCGCGACGATCTGAGCCGCTCCATGGCGTCACGTCTGGTCCGGCGCCTGGAAGCGTTGGCGGGCTCGTGA